A window of the Isosphaera pallida ATCC 43644 genome harbors these coding sequences:
- a CDS encoding glycosyltransferase family 4 protein: MSSTSSVPPRAARLPRLVLRPNRPPEPAARPRVPRILFINQYYWPDHASTAQHLTDLAEALAVQGFECHVLCGRGKYKPKPGGDPPPPAWEVRHGVTIHRVWASSLGRRSVVARMTDYLSYYAGAALKTLALPRFDAVVTLTTPPLIGLVGSVAKKIKGSKHIIWSMDLHPDASIALKAPKPPGRLFRVFQWLSDGVVRSADRVVALGPYMAERLRSKGTKPGRIVEIPVWNRRDEIQPLPRAGHPLRAELGLADKVVAMYSGNLGLAHTFDEFLEAARRLRHRSDLAFLFVGGGPRLKEVIAAKEADQLENLLILDYFPREQLRFSLSVADLHLISMRAAMTGIVVPGKLYGIMASGRPALFVGPRACESARTILEADCGAVVAEGDVDHLVRTLELWADHPELREAMGQRGRHYFLEHHEASTCCQMWADLLKAELITTPSRDSVPGVPPAPHLASRGPGQTTRTRAVGETSRFWLS, from the coding sequence ATGTCTTCCACCTCCTCCGTTCCCCCACGGGCCGCCCGACTCCCGCGCTTGGTCCTCCGACCCAACCGACCGCCGGAACCCGCGGCCCGACCTCGTGTTCCCCGAATCTTGTTTATCAATCAGTACTACTGGCCCGATCATGCCTCAACAGCGCAGCACCTGACCGATTTGGCCGAGGCGTTGGCGGTTCAGGGGTTCGAGTGCCACGTTCTTTGCGGTCGAGGCAAGTATAAACCCAAACCGGGTGGCGATCCGCCGCCCCCTGCGTGGGAAGTGCGCCACGGGGTCACGATCCATCGGGTTTGGGCCTCGTCATTGGGCCGCCGGTCGGTCGTGGCGCGGATGACCGACTACCTGAGCTATTATGCCGGAGCGGCGCTCAAGACCCTCGCTCTGCCTCGGTTCGATGCCGTGGTGACGCTCACGACTCCGCCGCTGATCGGCTTGGTGGGATCGGTCGCCAAGAAAATCAAGGGATCCAAACACATCATTTGGAGCATGGACCTTCATCCCGACGCCAGCATCGCCCTCAAAGCGCCGAAGCCGCCGGGACGGTTGTTTCGCGTGTTCCAGTGGTTGTCCGACGGGGTGGTTCGTAGCGCCGATCGCGTGGTGGCTCTAGGACCCTACATGGCCGAGCGTTTGCGGTCCAAAGGGACCAAGCCGGGTCGAATCGTGGAGATTCCGGTCTGGAACCGCCGCGACGAGATTCAGCCTCTACCTCGCGCGGGTCATCCTTTGCGAGCAGAACTGGGCCTCGCCGACAAGGTGGTGGCGATGTACTCGGGCAACCTCGGCCTAGCCCACACCTTCGACGAATTCCTCGAAGCTGCTCGACGGTTGCGGCACCGCTCAGACCTTGCCTTCCTGTTCGTCGGCGGCGGCCCACGGCTCAAGGAGGTGATCGCTGCCAAGGAGGCCGACCAACTTGAAAATCTCTTGATTCTCGACTATTTTCCCCGCGAGCAACTACGATTCTCACTCTCCGTGGCCGACCTTCACCTCATCTCGATGCGGGCGGCGATGACCGGCATCGTGGTGCCCGGCAAACTTTACGGCATCATGGCCTCTGGACGCCCCGCTCTGTTCGTCGGTCCACGCGCTTGCGAATCGGCGCGGACCATCTTGGAGGCTGACTGCGGCGCGGTCGTCGCCGAGGGGGATGTCGATCATCTGGTGCGGACCTTGGAGCTGTGGGCCGACCACCCCGAATTGCGTGAGGCGATGGGCCAACGCGGACGCCACTACTTCCTGGAACACCATGAAGCCTCGACCTGTTGTCAAATGTGGGCCGATCTGCTCAAGGCGGAACTGATCACCACCCCGTCCCGCGACTCGGTTCCCGGCGTTCCGCCCGCCCCCCACCTTGCCTCCAGGGGGCCGGGGCAAACGACTCGGACCCGAGCCGTCGGTGAAACGTCCCGCTTCTGGCTCTCCTAA
- a CDS encoding PA14 domain-containing protein: MVLRQRSVRVGLAIILAMIGTSWILQTSLDAPRAATVRMVPASITLAPATATPSLSRVASHALSFQDDEDPFEDEQAKPQTILRDPNDRSPRLGGYKRWPRGPEQAVARGLTLLTELNCVACHRDPDGLIAANGPFKPRVGPDLSLAGDRLQAWWLVDYLKDPRGTVHGTTMPDLLRDRPEAERAEIAEALAHFLATNGGVLVQPVSRDAVIRGSKLYHTIGCVACHGPRDGSPVDDAALHPLGTLSTKYHVSGLAAFLANPRVARPSGRMPHFGLDLNQAGDLANFLLSNQRLSYNVTFIRSNGDFNVIPDFDEVIPVETGNSVGFEVARGQDQFAMRFEGFLTLEQAGTYVFFLFADDLGRLTIDDQVIIESTYPNESKVKVPLEAGVHRVVVEYVEFFGEENLRVEILGPGLPRQRLDDLLTITPQAAPPVSSPPRADAEALERPVFKPNAELAQRGRRLFGELGCASCHAHNGLGENESDTLARMTAPKLDALRIDRGCLSATGEAGAIPAQYDLSEGQRLDLIAALSDLQAVSNLAKNAGARIHQTLVSFNCVACHQRDDLGGPLASTWEWFKTTTPEMGDEGRLPPNLTGVGDKLRRDWLRNVLHNGAKERPYMLVKMPGFGPDALGDLDGLLEAHDLKPPLDPVAPLLDPLRMKAAGRVIVGDKGVSCIACHVFGDRSTAGIKAIDLTRMHARLREDWVTRYLYDPQAYRPGTRMPASWPDGRSLLPDLLEGSTAQQILALQLYLADGPQAAPPSGLGGNPIELVPKDAPILYRNFLQGVGLRGIAVGFPEQAHFFYDLEAARLAVIYRGAFLDASLHWEGRGQGNQRPLGDVTVNLPFGTPLARLAKPEDPWPTHSPRDQGYRFLGYRLDDRGQPIFRYRWNNLIVEDFIRPFIPTDESEPIFLRTLTLSASSEVRESQPPGSIWLRLAQGPEIRATDHPGEFQVGPILRIRSRIASSSAPEQAPRRVETTQGPALLAPVRQPDPDQPTIVEWEYRW; this comes from the coding sequence ATGGTTTTGCGCCAACGATCGGTCCGCGTTGGTTTGGCGATCATTTTGGCGATGATCGGCACCAGCTGGATTCTCCAAACCAGCCTGGATGCTCCAAGAGCCGCCACAGTACGAATGGTTCCCGCCAGCATCACCTTGGCCCCGGCGACGGCCACGCCGTCCCTAAGCCGAGTGGCTTCTCACGCGCTGAGTTTTCAGGACGACGAGGATCCCTTTGAGGATGAACAAGCCAAGCCCCAAACCATCCTCCGCGATCCCAACGACCGTTCGCCTCGCCTTGGCGGTTACAAACGTTGGCCACGCGGCCCGGAACAAGCCGTGGCTCGCGGGCTGACACTGCTCACCGAACTCAACTGCGTCGCCTGCCACCGCGACCCCGATGGGCTGATCGCGGCCAACGGTCCCTTCAAGCCGAGGGTCGGCCCCGATCTGAGCCTGGCGGGGGATCGTTTGCAAGCCTGGTGGTTGGTGGATTACCTCAAGGATCCCCGCGGGACGGTTCACGGCACCACCATGCCCGACCTGCTGCGCGACCGTCCCGAGGCGGAACGCGCTGAGATCGCCGAAGCCCTGGCCCACTTCCTCGCCACCAACGGCGGCGTTTTGGTGCAACCGGTTAGCCGCGACGCCGTCATTCGTGGCTCGAAACTTTATCATACGATCGGCTGCGTCGCCTGTCACGGTCCACGGGATGGTTCCCCCGTGGACGACGCGGCCCTCCATCCTCTCGGAACGCTCAGTACCAAATACCATGTCTCAGGACTGGCCGCGTTCCTGGCCAACCCCCGCGTCGCGCGTCCTTCGGGACGAATGCCCCACTTCGGTCTCGACCTCAACCAGGCTGGGGATCTGGCCAACTTCCTGCTCAGCAACCAACGCCTGTCCTACAACGTCACCTTCATCCGATCCAACGGCGACTTCAACGTCATCCCCGACTTCGATGAGGTCATCCCGGTGGAAACCGGGAACAGCGTCGGATTCGAAGTGGCCCGCGGCCAAGATCAATTCGCCATGCGGTTTGAGGGATTCCTGACGCTTGAACAAGCCGGAACCTACGTCTTCTTCCTCTTCGCCGACGATTTGGGACGCTTAACCATCGACGACCAAGTCATTATCGAATCGACTTATCCCAACGAATCGAAGGTCAAGGTTCCTTTGGAGGCGGGGGTCCACCGGGTCGTAGTCGAATATGTCGAGTTCTTCGGTGAGGAGAATCTTCGTGTGGAGATTCTCGGTCCGGGGTTACCTCGTCAGCGTTTGGACGACCTGCTAACAATCACACCCCAAGCTGCTCCGCCTGTCTCCAGCCCGCCGCGGGCCGACGCCGAGGCGCTCGAGCGTCCCGTCTTCAAGCCGAACGCCGAACTGGCCCAACGCGGCCGACGGCTCTTCGGCGAATTGGGTTGCGCGTCGTGTCATGCCCACAACGGTTTAGGTGAGAATGAATCGGACACCCTCGCGCGGATGACCGCGCCCAAACTCGATGCCCTCCGGATCGATCGGGGGTGCTTGAGCGCGACGGGGGAAGCCGGCGCGATTCCCGCTCAATACGACCTCAGCGAGGGGCAACGTCTTGATCTGATCGCGGCGTTGAGCGATCTCCAAGCGGTGTCGAACCTGGCCAAGAACGCAGGAGCGCGGATTCATCAAACCTTGGTGAGTTTCAACTGCGTCGCCTGCCACCAAAGGGACGATCTGGGTGGTCCGCTGGCTTCGACTTGGGAGTGGTTCAAGACGACGACTCCCGAGATGGGCGACGAGGGCCGTCTGCCCCCCAACCTCACAGGAGTGGGCGACAAGCTCCGACGCGACTGGCTGCGGAACGTGCTGCACAACGGGGCCAAAGAGCGGCCCTACATGCTGGTCAAAATGCCCGGCTTCGGACCCGATGCGCTTGGAGACCTGGATGGGCTGCTCGAAGCCCACGACCTCAAACCACCCTTGGACCCGGTCGCGCCGTTGCTCGACCCGTTGCGAATGAAGGCTGCCGGGCGGGTGATCGTGGGCGACAAGGGGGTGTCCTGCATTGCCTGCCACGTCTTCGGCGATCGCTCCACGGCCGGTATCAAAGCGATCGACCTGACTCGAATGCACGCGCGGTTGCGTGAAGACTGGGTGACACGTTACTTGTACGATCCCCAAGCGTATCGTCCCGGCACCCGAATGCCCGCCTCCTGGCCCGATGGAAGAAGTCTCCTACCCGATCTGCTTGAAGGATCAACTGCCCAACAGATCCTCGCCCTCCAACTTTACCTGGCCGACGGCCCCCAGGCCGCTCCGCCCTCGGGACTGGGCGGCAATCCGATCGAACTGGTGCCTAAGGATGCCCCAATCCTCTATCGCAACTTCCTTCAAGGAGTCGGCCTACGCGGCATCGCCGTGGGCTTCCCGGAACAGGCTCACTTCTTCTATGACCTGGAAGCGGCTCGCCTAGCGGTGATCTATCGTGGCGCATTTCTCGATGCGTCTTTACACTGGGAGGGGCGGGGGCAAGGAAACCAGCGTCCCCTGGGCGACGTCACGGTGAATCTGCCCTTCGGGACGCCTCTGGCACGGCTCGCTAAGCCCGAGGACCCCTGGCCGACCCATTCCCCCCGCGATCAAGGTTATCGCTTCCTGGGCTATCGGCTCGACGACCGAGGACAACCGATTTTCCGTTATCGTTGGAACAACCTGATTGTCGAGGACTTCATCCGGCCATTCATCCCCACGGATGAGTCGGAACCGATCTTCTTGCGCACCTTGACTCTCTCCGCCTCCTCGGAGGTTCGAGAGTCGCAACCACCGGGTTCCATCTGGTTGCGGCTAGCTCAGGGCCCGGAGATTCGAGCGACCGACCACCCCGGCGAGTTCCAGGTTGGTCCCATCCTGCGGATTCGCTCGCGGATCGCGTCCTCCTCCGCTCCTGAGCAGGCTCCCCGACGGGTCGAAACCACTCAGGGACCGGCCTTGCTCGCGCCCGTAAGGCAACCCGACCCCGACCAGCCCACCATCGTCGAGTGGGAATATCGCTGGTGA